One genomic segment of bacterium includes these proteins:
- a CDS encoding SelT/SelW/SelH family (seleno)protein, with the protein MAKRVTIKYCNEUNYLPRAASLADELKKTLGIDAELIAGSGGVFEVKADGLLVFSKKVAGRFPEPSEIIAALK; encoded by the coding sequence ATGGCCAAACGTGTCACGATCAAATACTGCAATGAGTGAAACTATCTTCCCCGCGCCGCCAGTCTGGCGGACGAATTGAAGAAGACATTGGGTATCGACGCGGAGTTGATCGCCGGCAGCGGCGGCGTCTTCGAGGTCAAGGCCGATGGTCTGCTGGTCTTTTCGAAGAAAGTGGCGGGACGATTCCCGGAGCCGTCCGAGATCATCGCGGCGTTGAAATAG
- a CDS encoding squalene/phytoene synthase family protein, whose product MSAPLDLDAAYAACETLAGRDKPHLYAAAQLFERPAVRRAFVATYASMRVIDDAIDGIPNRASLTADRRRSELGRVARWLEAVHAARRGTPSPGPLWTALADTLARFDFPLDPWRNLAEAMSADVVTPSFRTWDELRRYMHGASVAPAVVFMYLVLMKPGADGIFRTGWSYERVLAATEDLAVFCYCVHILRDVAVDLTLGESGLVYLPEEDLSRFGMERDDLHRLRDAGVADGAYRLLARYEAQRAWEHLARGRARLPEILAEAEPSNGRALTILIDTYVRILGALQEREFDVFATTPTA is encoded by the coding sequence ATGAGCGCCCCGCTTGATTTGGACGCCGCCTATGCGGCCTGCGAAACGCTGGCCGGACGGGACAAGCCGCACCTGTATGCCGCGGCGCAGTTGTTCGAGCGCCCGGCGGTGCGACGCGCGTTTGTGGCCACCTACGCCTCCATGCGGGTCATCGACGATGCGATTGACGGAATTCCCAACCGCGCTTCGCTGACCGCCGACCGGCGACGCAGCGAATTGGGACGGGTGGCGCGGTGGCTGGAGGCAGTGCATGCCGCCCGTCGGGGCACACCGTCACCGGGTCCGCTCTGGACCGCACTGGCGGACACGCTGGCGCGCTTTGACTTCCCGCTCGACCCCTGGCGGAACCTGGCGGAAGCGATGTCGGCCGATGTGGTCACTCCCTCCTTCCGCACCTGGGATGAGCTGCGTCGTTACATGCATGGCGCCTCGGTGGCGCCGGCCGTGGTCTTCATGTATCTGGTGCTGATGAAGCCGGGCGCGGACGGCATCTTTCGGACCGGCTGGAGCTACGAGCGCGTGTTGGCCGCCACCGAGGATCTGGCGGTCTTCTGCTATTGCGTGCACATCCTGCGCGATGTCGCCGTTGACCTGACGCTCGGTGAATCCGGGCTGGTCTACCTGCCGGAGGAAGATCTGTCGCGATTTGGGATGGAGCGCGACGATCTGCATCGGCTGCGCGACGCCGGGGTCGCCGACGGCGCTTATCGCCTGTTGGCGCGCTATGAGGCGCAACGGGCCTGGGAGCATCTGGCGCGCGGCCGTGCCCGTCTGCCGGAGATTCTGGCCGAGGCGGAGCCGTCCAACGGCCGGGCGCTGACCATCCTGATCGACACTTACGTACGCATTCTCGGCGCACTGCAGGAACGCGAGTTCGACGTTTTTGCCACCACGCCCACGGCCTGA